Proteins co-encoded in one Spirosoma endbachense genomic window:
- a CDS encoding DUF4129 domain-containing protein: MKVVFKVACWFWRKGDLTRLWAMALVMALTCTSVSVSAQSDKPKSQSVVAPDDRSAVHVRYPLPEKLREFQTDRDYQYDHEAPPPENPVARFINWLYKKLMDFLTSEAYQNIWQYILLVAIAGFVIYLLMKAEVLGFLFPKKAQSTGLDYENLAENIHEIDFNAAIEEAISQRNLRLAVRLLYLQTLKHLTDSGLIAYKPDKTNRQYVYELATTQFQPDFDRLTQQFDFIWYGNFPIDASRFEEVRQQFQAFNQAVSQPNTVNRTGGPVETNFAKT; this comes from the coding sequence ATGAAGGTAGTTTTTAAGGTAGCCTGTTGGTTTTGGAGAAAAGGAGACCTGACAAGACTTTGGGCAATGGCGCTGGTTATGGCGCTTACCTGCACTTCGGTTTCGGTCTCCGCTCAGTCAGATAAACCGAAAAGCCAGTCGGTAGTGGCCCCTGATGATCGCTCGGCGGTTCATGTTCGGTACCCACTACCCGAAAAACTCCGTGAGTTTCAAACCGACCGTGACTACCAGTATGATCACGAAGCTCCTCCACCCGAAAATCCCGTAGCCCGTTTTATTAACTGGCTATACAAAAAGCTCATGGATTTTTTGACTAGTGAAGCTTATCAGAACATCTGGCAATACATCCTTCTGGTAGCCATAGCGGGCTTTGTTATTTATCTGCTAATGAAAGCCGAAGTACTTGGGTTTTTATTCCCCAAAAAGGCACAATCAACCGGCCTGGACTATGAGAATCTGGCAGAAAACATTCATGAGATCGATTTCAACGCGGCCATTGAGGAAGCCATCAGTCAGCGTAATCTCCGGCTGGCAGTGCGTCTTCTTTATTTACAAACGCTCAAACACCTGACCGATTCCGGCTTAATTGCTTATAAACCAGACAAGACCAATCGGCAGTATGTTTATGAACTGGCAACTACCCAATTTCAGCCTGATTTCGACCGACTGACCCAGCAATTTGATTTTATCTGGTATGGCAACTTTCCGATCGATGCAAGTCGCTTTGAAGAGGTAAGGCAACAGTTTCAGGCCTTTAACCAGGCCGTTTCCCAACCGAATACTGTAAACCGCACGGGCGGACCCGTAGAAACCAACTTTGCGAAGACCTAA
- a CDS encoding DUF4350 domain-containing protein produces the protein MRRPNKYLLILLATVTAYVLFEYYRPKPLDWTSTYENDDKIPFGTKVLYELLPGVMQQSSVKTVRLPVYNFLTETKPAGRSNYIVICRDFNVDGNDLKQLFPYVRNGNTVFISAYGMPDSLGAVLGFKADVKEPSEADSTLRQNFANPQLVKSGGYNFFHDDGRNFLLIQKAKNITVLGRNARKEPVFIRIQYGKGQFFIHNLPLAFTNYYLLSPKTSDYAFKALSFLPARPTYWDEYQKQGRFDEEQQSIFRYIRSQPALNWAYYLVVFGLIFYAIFAGKRTQRIIPVLEPPQNTSLDFVKTVGRLYFQQGDHDNLARKKIQYFLTELRERYGLNTTVLDKEFTETLAQKSGTPLSETDELVRLLRSAQKSISLSEYDLLTLNAAIERFKHLI, from the coding sequence TTGCGAAGACCTAACAAATATCTCCTTATCCTGCTCGCTACGGTAACGGCTTATGTGCTCTTTGAGTATTACCGGCCTAAGCCACTCGACTGGACGTCTACCTACGAAAACGACGACAAGATTCCGTTCGGGACAAAGGTATTATATGAGCTCCTGCCGGGTGTCATGCAGCAATCGAGTGTTAAAACGGTGCGTTTACCGGTTTACAATTTTCTGACCGAAACCAAACCAGCGGGGCGAAGTAATTATATTGTCATCTGCCGGGATTTCAATGTTGACGGTAACGACCTGAAACAGCTTTTCCCTTATGTCCGGAATGGTAATACTGTTTTTATTTCAGCGTACGGTATGCCCGATTCACTGGGCGCAGTTTTGGGCTTTAAAGCGGATGTGAAAGAACCCAGCGAAGCCGATTCGACGCTACGCCAGAACTTTGCCAATCCACAATTAGTCAAATCCGGTGGTTATAATTTCTTCCACGACGACGGTCGAAATTTCCTGCTTATCCAGAAAGCTAAAAACATAACGGTGTTGGGGCGTAACGCCCGAAAAGAGCCTGTTTTTATTCGGATTCAGTACGGCAAGGGGCAATTTTTCATTCATAATTTGCCCCTTGCCTTTACGAATTATTATCTGTTGTCGCCCAAAACGTCTGACTATGCGTTCAAAGCCCTCTCCTTTCTGCCTGCCCGACCAACGTATTGGGACGAGTATCAGAAACAGGGCCGTTTTGATGAAGAGCAGCAATCTATCTTCCGCTATATTCGAAGTCAGCCAGCGTTGAACTGGGCGTATTATCTGGTCGTATTTGGGTTGATTTTCTACGCTATTTTTGCCGGAAAGCGTACGCAACGCATCATCCCGGTTCTAGAGCCTCCTCAGAATACCTCGCTTGATTTTGTAAAAACAGTTGGACGGCTGTATTTTCAACAGGGGGATCACGATAATCTGGCTCGCAAGAAAATTCAGTATTTTTTAACTGAACTTCGTGAACGATACGGCTTGAATACAACCGTTCTGGACAAAGAATTTACGGAAACGCTGGCCCAGAAAAGCGGCACCCCACTAAGCGAAACCGATGAACTGGTCAGGCTCCTGCGTAGTGCGCAGAAAAGCATTTCATTATCGGAATACGATTTATTGACGCTGAATGCAGCCATTGAACGATTTAAACACCTAATCTGA